A part of Papilio machaon chromosome 11, ilPapMach1.1, whole genome shotgun sequence genomic DNA contains:
- the LOC106709753 gene encoding organic cation transporter protein, translating to MSNVKVESGGERQGVDLDRILVEEVGQFGRYQIVTLLLAALPVIFSAFASGEYIFTTSRIPTRCLIPQCDGPNPVYAPDWVLNAIPGTSTSNFDNCARFANSSQPADVNGVCPAAWFDNTRTEECQAYVYQNTDSVVYDFDLACDEWKRSQIGSIRTIGTLLVLPITGYISDRWGRRVALTINAFNTGWIGLVRSFVNSYEWFLALEVIESTVGAGAYSSCYILVTELVGPKYRVVAGATMSTMFALGQVILGFIAWGVHPWRTLTQVLYAPQLLVVSYFWILSESVRWLMSKGRYEESEAILKKVAKRNNKEISEKSLESLRATAEAEKLIEKPKEPWLPTLVFKSRVILSRCIVSPVWWVTNTFVYYGMSINAVNLSGNRYLNYVAVTAVEIPGYWAAILLLDRIGRKPVLITGYWLCAACQFGFAFIPSDNEGLSMALYLIGKFSIAMVMTSIYVYTMEIYPTKYRHSLLAFSSMVGRLGSITAPLTPALALEVWESLPSVLFGSFALVSGCLIFTTPETLGTKLPDTMEEAEQLSKKKTKTDL from the exons ATGTCAAACGTAAAGGTGGAATCAGGAGGTGAGAGGCAAGGAGTGGACTTGGATAGGATCCTGGTGGAGGAGGTCGGTCAGTTCGGAAGATATCAAATCGTGACCCTCCTTCTAGCAGCACTTCCTGTTATCTTCTCAGCGTTCGCTTCTggggaatatatttttacgacTTCGAGAATTCCAACAAg ATGCTTGATCCCACAATGCGATGGTCCAAACCCTGTGTACGCTCCCGACTGGGTCCTGAACGCCATCCCGGGCACAAGCACATCCAATTTCGACAACTGCGCACGCTTCGCCAACAGTAGTCAACCTGCAGACGTGAATGGCGTCTGTCCTGCTGCCTGGTTCGACAACACGCGCACTGAAGAGTGTCAGGCATATGTGTATCAAAATACTGACAGTGTAGTTTATGAT TTCGACCTCGCGTGCGACGAATGGAAACGTTCTCAAATTGGTTCCATCCGTACCATCGGTACATTGCTGGTGCTACCGATCACGGGCTACATCTCCGACCGATGGGGTCGCCGCGTCGCGCTCACCATTAACGCCTTCAACACTGGCTGGATCGGACTCGTCCGCTCCTTCGTTAACTCTTACGAGTGGTTCCTGGCCCTTGAAGTCATAGAGTCCACTGTTGGTGCGGGCGCTTACTCttcttgttatattttag TAACGGAGCTCGTAGGACCTAAATACAGAGTGGTAGCTGGTGCTACAATGTCGACGATGTTTGCACTTGGACAAGTGATACTCGGGTTCATAGCTTGGGGAGTACATCCATGGAGAACTCTCACGCAGGTGCTGTATGCACCGCAACTTCTCGTCGTGTCCTACTTCTGGATCCTCTCTGAATCCGTCCGTTGGCTCATGTCGAAAGGAAGATATGAAGAATCCGAGGCGATCCTCAAAAAAGTAGCCAAAAGaaacaataaagaaatttcAGAGAAAtcattggaaagtctaagagcTACAGCCGAAGCGGAGAAATTGATCGAAAAGCCTAAGGAGCCTTGGTTACCGacattagtttttaaatcgCGTGTCATATTATCAAGATGTATCGTGTCTCCAGTGTGGTGGGTGACCAATACTTTCGTGTACTACGGCATGTCTATAAATGCGGTCAACTTATCCGGCAACCGGTACCTCAATTATGTAGCGGTGACTGCGGTGGAGATTCCCGGCTATTGGGCGGCTATTCTCCTGCTTGACCGGATAGGAAGGAAGCCGGTGCTCATTACAGGATATTGGTTGTGCGCTGCTTGCCAGTTCGGATTTGCCTTCATACCGAGTG ATAACGAGGGGCTATCGATGGCGCTTTACCTGATCGGAAAGTTCAGTATCGCGATGGTGATGACGTCAATTTACGTGTATACGATGGAAATCTATCCCACCAAGTACCGACACAGCCTGCTCGCCTTCTCCTCCATGGTTGGTCGCCTCGGATCCATCACGGCGCCACTTACCCCAGCTCTC